In Candidatus Hydrogenedentota bacterium, one genomic interval encodes:
- the maf gene encoding septum formation protein Maf, translating into MRVVLASASPRRKALLAALGIPVEVRVSHAPEVDHGHDPEAVVTANARAKRDAVLPGVEGGAVVVAADTLVFLDGEVLSKPADPSEARNMLRRLSGRTHEVVTGLAVANTAAGRAAEGSETTHVTFRDLSDGEIARFVEVVNPVDRAGAYTVDGPGSLLVARYGGCFQNVLGLPIVRLDLLLRETGVQLFDLIRPELARFL; encoded by the coding sequence ATGCGGGTGGTGCTGGCCAGCGCGTCCCCCCGCAGGAAAGCCCTGCTCGCCGCCCTCGGCATCCCCGTCGAGGTGCGCGTCAGCCACGCCCCCGAGGTGGACCACGGACACGACCCGGAGGCCGTTGTGACGGCGAACGCCCGCGCCAAGCGCGACGCCGTGCTGCCCGGCGTGGAAGGCGGCGCGGTGGTGGTGGCGGCGGACACGCTGGTCTTCCTGGACGGGGAGGTGCTCTCGAAACCCGCCGATCCCAGCGAGGCGCGGAACATGCTCCGGCGGCTGTCCGGGCGCACGCATGAGGTGGTCACCGGCCTGGCCGTGGCGAACACCGCCGCGGGCCGCGCCGCCGAGGGCAGCGAAACCACCCATGTGACATTCCGCGACCTGTCGGACGGCGAGATCGCCCGGTTTGTGGAGGTGGTGAATCCCGTGGACCGCGCGGGTGCCTACACCGTGGACGGGCCGGGCAGCCTGCTGGTGGCCCGCTACGGGGGCTGCTTCCAAAACGTGCTGGGCCTGCCCATCGTCCGGCTGGACCTGCTTCTGCGCGAGACCGGCGTCCAACTCTTCGACCTCATCCGCCCGGAACTCGCCCGTTTTCTTTAG
- a CDS encoding formylglycine-generating enzyme family protein — MTDTPAGSRVIREPFPPVAAALRENPADGALLALFAGGECLVGPDPVRAQVPPFFLALTPVTNAQYRKFIAATGHRPPDQGDWSSPIWIRGEFPPEMADCPVACVGYQDAEAYCQWAGLRLPTSLEWEAAARGVDGRTFPWGNGWDPEKCWNADNADGSPPRGVWTRPEGCSPWGMYNMAGNIWEWTADWHDMDLEERWRAGDFSRPDRGATRIVRGGSRLCRKPGDFACASLSRRVPEDRFDTLGFRCAADL, encoded by the coding sequence ATGACGGACACGCCTGCAGGGTCGCGCGTCATCAGGGAGCCTTTTCCCCCGGTGGCGGCAGCCCTGCGCGAAAACCCGGCGGACGGCGCCCTGCTGGCGCTGTTCGCGGGGGGGGAATGCCTGGTGGGACCGGACCCCGTGCGCGCCCAGGTGCCCCCGTTCTTCCTGGCCCTGACCCCGGTGACCAACGCCCAGTACCGGAAATTCATCGCCGCCACGGGCCACCGCCCCCCGGATCAGGGGGACTGGAGTTCGCCCATCTGGATCAGGGGCGAGTTCCCCCCGGAAATGGCGGACTGCCCCGTGGCCTGCGTGGGCTATCAGGACGCGGAGGCCTACTGCCAGTGGGCCGGCCTGCGGCTGCCCACCTCGCTGGAGTGGGAGGCGGCGGCGCGCGGCGTGGACGGCAGAACCTTTCCCTGGGGAAACGGGTGGGACCCCGAGAAGTGCTGGAACGCCGACAACGCCGACGGCTCCCCGCCCAGGGGCGTCTGGACCCGGCCGGAGGGGTGCAGCCCCTGGGGCATGTACAACATGGCGGGAAACATCTGGGAATGGACGGCCGACTGGCATGACATGGACCTGGAGGAGCGCTGGCGCGCGGGGGACTTCTCCCGCCCGGACCGGGGCGCCACCCGCATCGTCCGCGGGGGCTCTCGGCTCTGCCGGAAACCCGGCGACTTCGCCTGCGCCTCCCTGAGCCGGCGCGTGCCCGAGGACCGTTTTGACACCCTGGGGTTCCGCTGCGCCGCGGACCTCTGA
- a CDS encoding HEAT repeat domain-containing protein, which produces MDALRAQVVHRPPGTDYSPLKEQALVDHLASFGMDAVPAILARIKEEYTGQILHLYWSALGRIPGEELDHILVDIFLNDGGRREKALNTLASRRARFGPLSFPLSDAAINLLVDRINTPERVYCRSAVVLLGMSGRNDPGKRFPPILTRFKADVRYDGEYPKNTMTYLSPRTSALAWYLSAFRSMGETAWPPLREAIQESRVRGDAEVEKWLCMAAGYACDPEAADALKQVVLHDPDRYVRLLAIRAYARSAGQRAVPVLESLLDDPTVGEYDDHPFMEPYLIVAQTAREELYKLAHPEKYDNGCRGASGGGKE; this is translated from the coding sequence ATGGACGCCCTCCGTGCCCAGGTCGTCCACCGGCCTCCCGGGACGGACTACTCCCCCCTGAAGGAACAGGCGCTGGTAGACCACTTGGCCTCGTTTGGCATGGACGCGGTTCCCGCGATTCTTGCACGGATCAAAGAAGAATATACCGGACAGATACTGCACCTGTACTGGTCCGCCCTCGGCCGGATTCCCGGCGAGGAGCTGGACCACATTCTGGTGGACATCTTTCTGAACGATGGGGGGCGGCGGGAGAAAGCGCTCAACACACTCGCATCCAGACGGGCACGGTTTGGCCCGCTTTCCTTTCCTCTGTCCGATGCGGCGATAAACCTGCTGGTGGACCGAATCAACACCCCCGAAAGGGTGTACTGTAGGTCGGCGGTCGTTTTGCTGGGCATGAGTGGCAGGAACGACCCCGGAAAACGTTTTCCCCCAATCCTCACCCGGTTCAAGGCGGACGTGCGATACGATGGGGAATACCCGAAAAACACTATGACCTATCTTTCCCCGCGAACCAGTGCCCTTGCTTGGTATCTTTCGGCGTTTCGAAGCATGGGCGAGACGGCCTGGCCGCCACTGCGCGAGGCCATTCAGGAGTCCCGCGTCCGCGGGGACGCGGAGGTGGAAAAATGGCTGTGCATGGCGGCGGGCTATGCCTGCGACCCGGAAGCGGCGGATGCGCTGAAACAGGTGGTGCTGCACGACCCCGACCGCTATGTGCGCCTGCTCGCTATCCGCGCCTACGCCAGGTCCGCCGGACAGCGGGCCGTGCCGGTGCTGGAGTCCCTTCTTGACGATCCCACGGTCGGGGAATACGACGACCATCCCTTTATGGAACCGTATTTGATCGTTGCCCAGACAGCCCGCGAAGAACTGTACAAGCTGGCCCACCCGGAAAAGTACGACAATGGTTGCCGAGGCGCGTCCGGAGGGGGCAAAGAATGA
- a CDS encoding outer membrane lipoprotein carrier protein LolA, whose translation MTALILSCAFLLAAPENDVDAFFREFAAKRDGIAALQAAFTQKTILPDETLEAKGTILFVKPRRILFRTEDPERVTLVDDLQGYEYDPEIRQLQVFDIEANPRADIFFLGFTNDINRLREAYDLTLFDVEGEPKGKHGIRIRPKADSGDEAYFVEVNLYLRDKDFLPHRIHIQNDEEAQVVIEVAEPDTAVRPEPKQTQIFVEEKTKIVENDRVREVVGPGGQWMPDAILLPPEIQTAAPAPAPPTAEEAKAPEAAGTPDAPEEAAPAPAEKPEAAKAVEAPAPPADTADEAAPAKRNPKQIGGKKASPDAGKDR comes from the coding sequence ATGACGGCCCTCATCCTGTCCTGCGCCTTCCTGCTTGCAGCCCCCGAAAACGATGTGGATGCCTTCTTCCGGGAATTCGCCGCGAAACGCGACGGTATCGCCGCGCTTCAGGCCGCATTCACCCAGAAGACCATCCTGCCCGATGAAACGCTGGAGGCGAAGGGCACCATCCTTTTCGTCAAGCCCCGCCGCATCCTCTTCCGCACCGAGGATCCGGAGCGCGTGACCCTGGTGGACGACCTGCAGGGCTACGAGTATGACCCGGAAATCCGGCAGCTCCAGGTCTTCGACATCGAGGCCAACCCCCGCGCCGACATTTTTTTCCTGGGCTTCACCAACGACATCAACCGGCTCCGCGAGGCCTACGACCTCACCCTCTTCGACGTCGAGGGGGAGCCGAAGGGAAAGCACGGCATCCGCATCCGCCCGAAGGCCGACTCGGGGGACGAGGCCTATTTCGTCGAGGTGAACCTGTACCTCCGCGACAAGGATTTTCTGCCCCACCGCATCCATATCCAGAACGACGAGGAGGCGCAGGTGGTGATCGAGGTCGCCGAACCCGACACGGCGGTGCGGCCCGAACCGAAGCAGACCCAGATTTTCGTCGAGGAAAAAACGAAGATCGTCGAGAATGACCGGGTGCGCGAGGTGGTGGGCCCCGGAGGCCAGTGGATGCCGGACGCGATTCTCCTGCCGCCCGAAATCCAGACGGCCGCCCCGGCCCCCGCGCCGCCCACGGCGGAAGAAGCGAAGGCTCCGGAGGCCGCCGGGACGCCCGATGCGCCCGAGGAGGCCGCTCCCGCCCCGGCGGAGAAGCCGGAAGCCGCAAAGGCGGTGGAAGCCCCCGCGCCCCCCGCCGACACGGCGGACGAGGCCGCCCCGGCGAAACGCAACCCGAAGCAGATCGGTGGGAAGAAGGCCTCCCCGGACGCCGGAAAGGACCGCTGA